Proteins from one Ranitomeya variabilis isolate aRanVar5 chromosome 1, aRanVar5.hap1, whole genome shotgun sequence genomic window:
- the TNIP2 gene encoding TNFAIP3-interacting protein 2, whose product MSISDGSTDPLLARFKDLEETVDKLHRENRSLKTKLQSYNTLSTFYHEARQQNKNLNKQLAEKEAIIQQLTDRQKTFTAAAEHHAEPPRSLIDCLMEELNRIRNEHIETERIYREKVEKLNQENQKLQTQLELRDDEIEKVSSWPQQEKDMELLRLQRSLAEKERVQATSEVLCRSLSDESHQLRRKLAATAEMCQQLVKCLEESRQKDKLVSEERFSQIQNKGNNNDTSSSKKLKEENRLLKQKVVHVEDLNAKWQKYDASREDYVKGLHQQLKELKGQSEHLKAPHTSHKHADLLQKEISRLNKLLEEKMKEHTKLQQEAAEMVHARITDQERIQMLEQQLLVYKDDFTSERADRERAQNRIQELVDEISALQRQGRRQNDRDSAGKQNKTNIRKNLADAQLVLNVEPAENRIQDRQRSPSSEPRGQDELQCPRCLRVFQDRLGENFLEHISECCQ is encoded by the exons ATGTCTATCAGCGATGGTAGCACAGACCCCCTTCTAGCTAGATTTAAAGATCTGGAGGAGACTGTGGATAAACTGCACAGGGAAAACAGATCTTTGAAGACGAAGCTGCAGAGTTACAACACCCTGAGCACTTTCTACCATGAAGCCCGGCAGCAAAACAAGAACCTCAACAAACAGCTGGCAGAGAAGGAGGCCATCATCCAGCAGCTGACAGACAGGCAGAAAACATTTACAGCTGCTGCGGAACATCACGCCGAGCCTCCTCGATCACTGATCGATTGTTTGATGGAAGAGCTGAACAGAATCAGGAACGAACACATCGAAACGGAGAGGATTTATCGTGAGAAAGTGGAAAAACTCAATCAG GAGAATCAAAAACTTCAAACGCAGTTGGAGTTGAGAGATGATGAGATAGAGAAGGTATCCAGTTGGCCTCAACAGGAGAAAGATATGGAGCTCCTCCGACTTCAAAGATCTCTTGCCGAGAAGGAACGAGTCCAGGCTACTAGTGAAGTTCTTTGTCGATCCCTTTCTGATGAAAGCCACCAGCTTCGACGTAAACTTGCTGCCACGGCAGAGATGTGCCAACAACTTGTCAAGTGTCTCGAGGAATCCCGTCAAAAGGACAAGCTTGTTTCAGAAGAACGTTTCAGCCAG ATTCAGAATAAAGGGAATAATAATGATACCTCCTCATCAAAAAAGTTAAAGGAAGAAAACCGGCTATTAAAACAGAAAGTAGTACAT GTTGAAGATTTGAATGCCAAGTGGCAGAAGTATGATGCCAGCAGGGAGGACTATGTCAAAGGTCTACATCAGCAACTAAAGGAGCTAAAGGGCCAATCTGAGCATCTAAAGGCTCCACACACGTCGCACAAACACGCAGATCTTTTACAGAAGGAGATCTCAAGGCTCAACAAGCTGTTGGAAGAGAAAATGAAGGAACATACCAAACTCCAACAAGAAGCTGCTGAAATGGTCCACGCCAGGATTACTGATCAGGAGAGAATCCAGATGCTGGAGCAACAG TTACTTGTTTACAAAGATGACTTCACGTCAGAGAGAGCAGATCGGGAAAGAGCACAAAATCGAATCCAGGAACTGGTAGatgaaatctctgctttgcagcGACAGGGGAGACGACAG AATGACAGAGACTCTGCTGGTAAACAGAACAAAACGAATATTAGGAAAAACTTAGCTGATGCCCAGCTCGTCCTGAATGTAGAACCTGCAGAAAACAGAATACAAGATCGTCAAAGGAGCCCCAGCTCTGAACCGAGAGGCCAAGACGAGCTCCAGTGTCCTCGGTGTCTCAGGGTCTTCCAGGACAGACTAGGAGAAAACTTTTTGGAACATATCTCTGAATGCTGTCAGTGA